One part of the Rutidosis leptorrhynchoides isolate AG116_Rl617_1_P2 chromosome 1, CSIRO_AGI_Rlap_v1, whole genome shotgun sequence genome encodes these proteins:
- the LOC139868372 gene encoding uncharacterized protein isoform X2: MPMISGPYSPLSKETVSFKLSCPIIVILGTCLPLKKVYSNKQPSDTCRSCHILTIHFSNHLPPLSGNRFLQTIVPNNSDFGNVPTS; this comes from the exons ATGCCAATGATTTCCGGTCCGTACTCCCCCTTATCTAAG GAAACCGTTTCCTTCAAACTATCGTGCCCAATAATAGTGATTTTGGGAACGTGCCTACCTCTTAAAAAG GTATATTCGAACAAACAACCTTCCGATACCTGCAGATCATGCCATATATTAACAATACATTTTTCTAATCATCTCCCTCCTCTATCAG GAAACCGTTTCCTTCAAACTATCGTGCCCAATAATAGTGATTTTGGGAACGTGCCTACCTCTTAA
- the LOC139868372 gene encoding uncharacterized protein isoform X1 — protein sequence MENSTCGIKQKTHLAALIQEVRLFIWDEAPMTQRFAFEALDKTLRDILGAKDDANRLKLFGGMPILLGGDFRQILPVVTKGKRQEVVHACINRSDLWQHCELHTLSRIMRVNEYTADGQVDARNHEFNKWVLDVGEGKVPALCKDGEHEPTWIKIPDEFIIKSDKPPIEAIVDTIFPDFINRQEDEDYLGERAILTPRNDDADEINKHMFKKLQGAKMTFKS from the coding sequence ATGGAAAATAGTACATGTGGTATAAAACAAAAGACGCACCTTGCGGCACTTATCCAAGAGGTCAGATTATTTATTTGGGATGAGGCTCCAATGACCCAACGATTCGCTTTCGAAGCGTTAGACAAAACTTTAAGAGATATTTTAGGagctaaagatgatgcaaacagatTAAAGTTATTTGGTGGTATGCCTATCTTATTGGGAGGTGACTTCAGACAAATACTCCCCGTAGTAACAAAAGGCAAGAGACAAGAAGTGGTTCATGCGTGTATTAATAGATCAGATTTATGGCAACATTGTGAATTGCATACGCTTTCGCGTATTATGAGGGTCAACGAATACACAGCCGATGGTCAAGTTGATGCCCGCAATCACGAATTCAATAAATGGGTCCTCGATGTAGGTGAAGGTAAGGTCCCCGCATTGTGTAAAGACGGAGAGCATGAACCAACATGGATAAAGATTCCCGATGAATTCATTATAAAATCTGACAAACCCCCCATTGAAGCAATTGTGGACACCATATTTCCAGATTTCATCAACAGGCAAGAAGATGAAGACTATTTGGGTGAAAGAGCTATTTTGACACCTAGGAATGACGATGCTGATGAAATCAACAAGCATATGTTCAAGAAATTGCAGGGTGCAAAGATGACATTTAAAAGCTAG